From the genome of Muricauda sp. SCSIO 64092, one region includes:
- a CDS encoding ABC transporter permease, protein MAWRDSRASGKRLLLFMGSIILGIAAVVSIQSFSANLKENITLQSKALMGADFLIDSNQPANERVLAIMDSLGGAQAKSINFPSMGLFPKTGDARLIGVKSVQGAYPFYGELETQPLSAATSYQEKEGALVDATLMLQFDAKLGDSIKIGNVLFPIVGKLISAPGTGGVGASIAPPVWIPEHMVDETGLIQTGSRVGYDYYFVAKEDQDLRELDKLVDPLLDAENADLDTHVSTGQRLGRSYDNFGKFLNLVAFIALLLGCVGIASSVHIHIKEKLRSVAVLKCIGATRKQTFLIFLIQIAGMGFLGGLMGVLAGLALQQTFPLLLRDFLPFDVEISLALGAILIGLVLGVLMSVLFALTPLLGTWYVSPLQVLRVEEDLPKKSRGPMILVFTAILIFVFAFAFWLLGDAIYAFFFVLAILVVFAVLGGLATFFMRLIKRFFPASWGFTARQSLLNLYRPNNQTTVLILAIGVGTFLISTLYFTKDILLARTSLETSSQTPNLILMDVQTEQREAAVASISDSGREVLNNIPIITMRMQQIKEKAVREIILDTTSTMNSWVLHHEFRVTYRDSLIASETTKGGDWPAKIQKEGYIPISLAQNVADDAEVALGDIIVFNVQGVLMKTIVAHLREVDWARMQINFSILFPSGVLENAPQFHVLTTYTPDAISSAKLQRQLVRLFPTVSIIDLRQVISVIEDILNKISWVINFMAFFSILTGIIVLIGSVRTSKYQRMKESVLLRTLGAKDRQILKITALEYLYLGFLGSAMGIVLALLGSFLLAQFVFETPFVPSLAPFVLVLPGITALVLLIGLLNSRTVVQSSPLVVLRKELS, encoded by the coding sequence ATGGCCTGGCGGGACAGCAGGGCCAGTGGGAAACGATTGTTGCTTTTTATGGGATCAATAATCCTGGGAATCGCGGCTGTGGTTTCCATACAATCCTTCAGTGCCAACCTCAAGGAGAACATTACTTTGCAATCCAAGGCCTTAATGGGGGCGGACTTTCTGATTGACAGTAACCAACCGGCCAATGAAAGGGTCCTGGCCATTATGGATTCCCTGGGCGGGGCGCAGGCAAAATCCATTAATTTCCCCTCCATGGGACTTTTCCCAAAAACAGGGGATGCCCGATTAATTGGGGTCAAAAGTGTGCAAGGAGCCTATCCTTTTTATGGGGAATTGGAGACACAGCCCCTTTCGGCGGCTACATCCTATCAAGAAAAAGAAGGGGCCCTAGTGGATGCCACCTTAATGTTACAGTTTGATGCAAAGCTTGGGGATAGTATCAAGATTGGGAATGTTCTGTTCCCCATAGTGGGGAAACTGATCTCTGCGCCGGGGACGGGGGGTGTAGGTGCCTCCATAGCCCCACCCGTATGGATACCAGAGCACATGGTAGACGAAACGGGTCTTATTCAGACCGGGAGTAGGGTGGGCTATGATTATTATTTTGTGGCCAAAGAGGATCAGGACCTTAGGGAATTGGATAAGCTAGTCGATCCCTTGTTGGATGCCGAGAATGCAGATTTGGATACCCATGTTTCAACTGGACAGCGACTGGGTAGGAGTTATGATAACTTTGGTAAATTCCTGAATCTGGTCGCTTTTATTGCGTTATTATTGGGCTGTGTGGGTATTGCTAGTTCCGTTCATATCCATATCAAGGAAAAATTACGCTCCGTAGCGGTGTTGAAATGTATTGGGGCCACCAGAAAGCAAACCTTTCTCATCTTTTTGATACAAATAGCCGGAATGGGATTCTTGGGTGGGTTAATGGGGGTATTGGCAGGACTGGCACTACAGCAGACCTTTCCACTCCTTTTAAGGGATTTCCTTCCGTTCGATGTGGAGATCAGCCTTGCTTTGGGTGCTATTTTGATCGGTCTGGTTTTAGGGGTCCTGATGTCCGTTTTGTTTGCCCTGACCCCTCTTTTGGGAACATGGTACGTTTCTCCCTTGCAGGTATTGCGAGTTGAGGAAGACTTACCCAAAAAGTCCCGAGGTCCTATGATCTTGGTTTTTACGGCAATCCTAATCTTTGTATTTGCCTTTGCCTTCTGGCTATTGGGCGACGCGATATATGCTTTTTTCTTTGTATTGGCAATTTTGGTCGTTTTTGCCGTACTGGGTGGTTTGGCAACATTTTTTATGCGGCTCATCAAGCGGTTTTTCCCAGCTTCCTGGGGTTTTACGGCAAGACAAAGCTTATTGAACCTATATCGCCCCAACAATCAAACCACGGTATTGATTTTGGCCATTGGGGTGGGCACGTTCCTGATCAGTACATTGTACTTCACCAAGGATATCCTCTTGGCACGAACGTCATTGGAGACGTCCTCCCAAACACCCAATCTTATTCTAATGGATGTGCAGACGGAGCAGCGCGAGGCTGCAGTGGCCAGTATTTCCGACTCTGGCAGGGAGGTGTTGAACAACATTCCCATCATTACGATGCGAATGCAACAGATAAAGGAAAAGGCCGTTCGCGAGATTATTTTGGATACCACTTCGACCATGAATTCATGGGTATTGCACCACGAATTTCGGGTTACCTATCGGGATTCATTAATAGCTTCGGAAACCACAAAGGGTGGGGATTGGCCTGCCAAAATTCAAAAAGAGGGATACATACCCATTTCTTTGGCGCAAAATGTGGCCGATGATGCCGAAGTGGCCTTGGGGGATATTATTGTATTCAATGTCCAGGGGGTACTCATGAAAACAATTGTGGCCCACTTGCGGGAGGTGGACTGGGCCAGGATGCAAATTAATTTTTCGATTTTGTTCCCCTCTGGCGTTCTGGAAAACGCCCCCCAATTTCATGTTTTGACCACCTATACCCCGGATGCCATCAGTTCGGCCAAATTGCAGCGTCAATTGGTGCGGCTTTTCCCAACGGTATCCATCATTGATTTGCGGCAGGTAATTTCGGTGATTGAGGATATTTTGAATAAAATTTCATGGGTCATCAACTTCATGGCGTTTTTCAGCATCCTTACGGGAATCATTGTACTCATTGGATCGGTAAGGACCAGTAAGTACCAACGTATGAAGGAGAGCGTGCTGCTACGTACCCTGGGGGCCAAGGACCGGCAAATCCTGAAAATTACAGCCCTGGAATATCTGTATTTGGGCTTTTTGGGCAGTGCCATGGGAATTGTGCTGGCACTTTTGGGCAGCTTTTTATTGGCCCAATTTGTTTTTGAAACCCCTTTTGTACCCTCATTGGCGCCCTTTGTTTTGGTTTTGCCCGGTATTACTGCTCTGGTACTTCTTATTGGATTGTTGAACAGCCGTACCGTGGTACAAAGCTCACCATTGGTGGTGCTTCGTAAGGAATTGAGCTAA
- a CDS encoding ABC transporter ATP-binding protein, whose translation MSKILNVSHLGKSYTSGSKELTVLEDVSFSINEGETFAIVGPSGSGKTTLLGLCAGLDRPDTGTVELCGRHLGGLSEDGLALLRNQEVGFIFQNFQLLPTLSALENVVVPLELQGVKNPGSIGMELLDKVGLKNRFHHYPSQLSGGEQQRVALARAFSAKPSILFADEPTGNLDQETGDKVVKLLFELNEEAGTTLVIVTHDMELARRNQRILRLKGGKVFSNELTASV comes from the coding sequence ATGTCAAAGATATTAAACGTGAGTCATCTTGGGAAGAGCTATACCAGTGGTTCCAAAGAATTAACCGTTCTTGAGGATGTCTCCTTTAGCATAAATGAAGGGGAAACCTTTGCCATTGTGGGACCCTCCGGTAGTGGTAAGACCACGTTACTGGGCCTTTGTGCCGGATTGGACCGACCGGATACCGGTACCGTTGAACTTTGCGGTCGGCATTTGGGGGGTTTGAGCGAGGACGGATTGGCCCTATTGCGGAATCAGGAGGTAGGGTTCATTTTCCAAAACTTTCAATTGTTACCGACCCTAAGTGCCCTTGAAAATGTAGTGGTTCCCTTGGAATTACAGGGTGTTAAAAACCCTGGCTCCATTGGAATGGAACTCTTGGATAAGGTGGGTCTTAAGAATCGTTTCCATCATTATCCTTCGCAACTATCCGGCGGGGAACAACAGCGGGTTGCCTTAGCAAGGGCCTTTTCTGCCAAGCCCTCCATCCTCTTTGCGGATGAACCTACAGGTAATCTGGATCAGGAAACGGGTGACAAGGTGGTGAAATTGCTGTTTGAACTAAATGAAGAAGCAGGAACTACCCTGGTCATTGTGACCCACGACATGGAATTGGCACGACGCAACCAACGAATTTTACGTTTAAAGGGCGGCAAAGTGTTTTCTAATGAGTTAACAGCATCGGTGTGA
- a CDS encoding arylesterase has product MRSLLKFRYFFLLLLCVHCKEAPKSIQGSSVSESDGGNSEIAGNQGEQVILFFGDSLTAGYGIELEEAFPALIQQRLDSLNLEYTVINSGLSGETTSGGLNRINWVINQKVDVFVLELGANDGLRGIPLDQTRSNLQAIIDYVKKKDSETIIVLAGMQIPPNMGPEYTTEFRSIFPELAQKNQIPLIPFLLDGVAGIPELNLEDGIHPTPEGHKLVRENVWAVMKDVLK; this is encoded by the coding sequence ATGCGTAGCCTCTTAAAATTTCGTTATTTTTTTCTGCTCCTTCTCTGCGTGCATTGCAAGGAAGCGCCAAAGTCAATTCAGGGCTCTTCCGTATCCGAAAGTGATGGGGGAAATTCTGAAATAGCGGGGAATCAAGGTGAACAGGTTATTTTGTTTTTTGGGGATAGCCTCACTGCAGGTTATGGCATTGAACTGGAGGAAGCGTTTCCGGCACTTATCCAGCAACGTTTGGATTCCCTTAATTTGGAGTACACCGTAATTAATTCAGGATTGAGCGGGGAGACTACTTCGGGAGGGTTGAATAGAATCAATTGGGTCATCAACCAAAAAGTAGACGTATTTGTGCTGGAATTAGGAGCAAATGATGGGTTAAGGGGCATTCCCCTTGACCAAACCAGGAGTAATCTGCAAGCAATCATCGACTATGTGAAAAAGAAAGATTCCGAGACCATAATCGTTCTTGCGGGAATGCAGATTCCACCCAATATGGGTCCAGAATACACCACTGAGTTCCGAAGCATCTTTCCAGAATTGGCCCAAAAAAACCAAATTCCACTTATTCCCTTTTTGTTGGATGGAGTGGCGGGTATACCTGAACTGAACCTGGAGGATGGTATCCATCCCACCCCTGAAGGTCATAAACTGGTTCGGGAAAACGTTTGGGCGGTGATGAAAGATGTCCTCAAATAA
- a CDS encoding cysteine hydrolase family protein, producing MNHTTGLLLVDIQKGLDDWEFYGGNRNNLTAEENASKILQTWRERAWPVFHVQHSSTNLESPLHASKPGFQIKEEVMPLFNETVITKNVNSAFIGTDLEQNLKEMGIDTLVIVGLTTNHCISTTTRMASNLGFQTYLVSDATATFDRKGLDGGIFEAELIHQTCLANLNEEFATIVSTAGLLHTMA from the coding sequence ATGAATCATACTACCGGACTTCTTCTAGTTGACATTCAGAAGGGATTGGACGATTGGGAATTCTATGGCGGAAATAGGAATAATTTGACGGCTGAGGAAAATGCATCAAAGATTTTGCAAACCTGGCGTGAAAGGGCTTGGCCCGTCTTCCATGTCCAACATAGTTCCACGAACCTAGAATCCCCTTTACACGCCTCAAAACCGGGTTTTCAAATCAAAGAAGAGGTGATGCCCCTGTTCAATGAGACGGTAATTACAAAAAACGTAAATAGCGCCTTTATTGGAACGGATTTGGAACAAAACCTAAAGGAAATGGGAATCGATACCTTGGTCATAGTTGGTCTAACCACCAATCATTGTATCTCAACAACCACTAGAATGGCCTCAAATCTCGGGTTCCAAACGTATCTGGTATCAGACGCTACGGCAACCTTTGATAGAAAGGGATTGGATGGCGGCATTTTCGAAGCCGAGTTGATCCACCAAACCTGTCTGGCCAACCTGAATGAAGAATTTGCAACGATAGTAAGCACGGCAGGGTTACTTCATACAATGGCATAA
- a CDS encoding OmpW/AlkL family protein, with protein MKRVVIFLLPALLAFSSLTAQDTSTDGDFSRWQFRLRGIVVTPDESADIEAIGGDVSISTAVVPEFDITYFFDKNWSVELILATAKHDVEAIGTEANDIDLGSVWLLPPTLTAQYHFTGGNFVPYVGAGPNLTLFYNVDEGPIADDVDYDTSVGFALQGGFDFMLNDKWFLNVDVKKLFLGTDATVDATTALGATVDADVDINPWIFGFGVGIKL; from the coding sequence ATGAAAAGAGTAGTTATTTTTTTGTTGCCAGCACTATTGGCCTTTTCAAGCCTTACTGCCCAGGATACCAGTACAGATGGGGATTTCAGTAGATGGCAGTTTAGACTCAGGGGAATCGTGGTTACCCCCGATGAGAGCGCGGATATTGAAGCCATTGGCGGTGATGTGTCCATTTCCACCGCGGTTGTTCCGGAATTTGACATTACCTATTTCTTTGATAAGAATTGGTCCGTGGAACTTATTTTGGCTACGGCCAAACACGATGTTGAAGCCATAGGCACAGAGGCAAATGATATCGACCTGGGAAGTGTATGGCTATTGCCCCCAACGTTGACTGCACAATATCACTTTACCGGAGGGAACTTTGTCCCTTATGTAGGAGCCGGCCCAAATCTAACCTTGTTTTATAATGTAGATGAAGGTCCAATTGCGGATGATGTTGACTATGACACCTCTGTAGGCTTTGCGCTACAAGGAGGATTTGATTTTATGCTAAACGACAAATGGTTTTTGAACGTTGACGTAAAAAAACTGTTCCTGGGCACGGATGCAACCGTTGATGCCACTACGGCTTTGGGAGCAACTGTTGATGCCGATGTGGACATTAATCCATGGATTTTTGGATTTGGCGTAGGTATTAAGCTTTAG
- a CDS encoding DUF547 domain-containing protein codes for MGRSIKNTVSRFPILLIVPVLLFSCCEVKEISSGHFSSPHTDFTELSVEFLQQIKAGKDTQSIQDRLANTTIKSLKNNLKTDAQRFAFWINVYNAYILVILREHPEYYDDRSDFFSREQIPIVGEKVSFATIEHGILRRSQWDKGLGYVRKWFPSKFERNLRVEKKDYRIHFALNCGARDCPPVALYTPERIEGQFTKGTARYLKRTTEYNASQNKVKVTALFSWFRGDFGGKSGVKKLLESHDLLPSAKKVKLHYKNYDWTLDLDNFIEL; via the coding sequence GTGGGAAGAAGCATCAAAAATACAGTTTCAAGATTCCCTATTTTACTAATAGTCCCTGTATTGTTGTTCAGTTGTTGTGAAGTCAAGGAAATCAGTTCAGGGCATTTTTCAAGTCCCCATACCGATTTTACGGAACTTTCGGTGGAGTTCTTACAGCAGATCAAAGCAGGGAAGGATACACAATCGATACAGGATCGATTGGCGAATACCACAATAAAGTCCCTCAAAAACAATCTCAAAACGGATGCACAACGGTTCGCCTTTTGGATCAATGTTTATAATGCCTATATTCTAGTCATACTGCGGGAACATCCCGAATACTACGATGACCGAAGCGATTTTTTTTCCAGGGAGCAGATTCCAATCGTGGGTGAAAAAGTATCCTTTGCCACCATTGAACATGGCATTCTCAGAAGATCCCAATGGGATAAAGGTTTAGGGTATGTAAGAAAGTGGTTTCCCAGTAAATTTGAACGAAACCTTCGTGTAGAAAAAAAGGATTATCGTATCCATTTTGCACTCAACTGTGGCGCCAGGGATTGCCCCCCGGTTGCCCTTTATACACCTGAACGTATTGAAGGGCAGTTTACCAAAGGAACAGCCCGCTACCTTAAGCGTACCACGGAATACAACGCCTCCCAAAACAAAGTCAAGGTAACCGCTTTGTTCAGTTGGTTCAGGGGGGATTTTGGTGGCAAAAGTGGGGTCAAAAAACTATTGGAATCCCATGACCTTCTACCATCTGCAAAAAAAGTGAAACTCCATTATAAAAATTACGACTGGACATTGGATCTGGATAATTTTATTGAACTGTAA
- a CDS encoding LETM1-related biofilm-associated protein encodes MNPSASGWINKFGHISTSGNAKYTSYEALYHDLLKNGFIYGIHLSVPTFIETEHPYTEDEVAKTNLLTALYFSYVFETGKDDFNTFVETVFEYYTSLEVGKISFLNKILSGKKTESQLEKLLDSRIYLNGSAFNRAFGNSLTNSLLYIDILIFRRYLQNHADLISHAQLLEYVTINIGYQALNSKEMQESDAKLMQLLASSLTYVDLNETRFRESHTQLLQQHFNTCEKDYLMDIACLTVWEDANLEQKESTFIYEIGSVLDKGPNEIRTALKNVVEFFDKNKEKIPYLKDANLASKFYEGMTKNVSKLILRNSKRLKKELSESRELVALLTKSATQDLSAEERKKIQQQLLDIFKTIPSLAIFMLPGGAVLLPIFIKLIPKLLPSAFDDNRVED; translated from the coding sequence GTGAATCCTTCGGCCTCAGGGTGGATCAACAAGTTTGGGCACATCAGTACCAGCGGTAATGCCAAGTATACCAGTTACGAAGCACTTTACCATGATTTACTGAAAAACGGGTTTATTTATGGGATTCACCTATCCGTCCCCACATTCATAGAGACCGAGCATCCTTATACCGAGGACGAGGTGGCCAAAACCAACCTGTTGACAGCACTCTATTTTTCCTATGTTTTTGAAACTGGGAAAGATGATTTTAACACTTTTGTTGAAACAGTCTTTGAATATTATACCTCCTTGGAGGTGGGCAAGATTTCTTTCTTGAACAAAATCCTGAGCGGAAAAAAAACGGAATCCCAACTGGAAAAATTACTGGATTCAAGAATTTACCTCAACGGAAGTGCCTTTAACCGTGCTTTTGGTAACAGCCTGACCAACTCCCTACTCTATATTGATATCCTTATTTTTAGAAGGTATCTTCAAAACCATGCCGACCTTATTTCCCATGCCCAGCTGCTGGAATACGTAACCATCAACATTGGGTACCAGGCACTCAACTCCAAGGAAATGCAGGAAAGCGATGCCAAATTAATGCAGCTTCTGGCTTCCTCATTGACCTATGTTGATCTAAATGAGACACGTTTTAGGGAAAGTCATACCCAACTTTTGCAACAACATTTTAATACTTGCGAAAAAGATTACCTCATGGATATTGCCTGTTTGACCGTATGGGAAGATGCCAACCTGGAGCAAAAGGAATCCACCTTTATTTATGAGATTGGTTCTGTACTGGACAAGGGTCCAAATGAGATAAGGACAGCACTGAAAAATGTGGTGGAATTTTTCGATAAAAACAAAGAAAAAATTCCCTATTTGAAGGACGCCAATTTAGCCTCCAAATTTTACGAGGGCATGACAAAAAATGTCAGCAAATTAATTTTGAGAAATAGCAAACGGCTCAAAAAGGAACTTTCGGAAAGCAGGGAATTGGTTGCGCTATTGACCAAGTCGGCAACACAGGATTTAAGTGCGGAAGAACGAAAAAAAATTCAACAACAGCTTCTGGATATTTTTAAGACCATTCCCTCCCTGGCCATTTTTATGTTACCTGGGGGAGCAGTACTATTGCCAATTTTTATTAAGTTGATCCCTAAGTTGCTGCCCTCTGCTTTTGACGACAATAGAGTGGAGGACTAA
- a CDS encoding LytR/AlgR family response regulator transcription factor, translating to MKAIIIEDEKPAARRLNRLLEELDVEVSTLLHSVEESIEWFQNNEHPDLIFLDIQLSDGLSFEIFDMVNIKSAIIFTTAYDEYALQAFKLNSIDYLLKPIDDEELEKAVKQYREFRPEKEKISVDFEDIKKLLVNPVEREYKKRFTVRVGQHLKIINSDEVECFYSENKGTYAATVDGRNYLLDTTLENLEGELSPKTFFRVSRKFYVNINHIKDIISYTNSRLQIKMNTFKEQEIIVSRERVKDFKLWLE from the coding sequence ATGAAGGCCATCATCATAGAAGACGAAAAACCGGCAGCAAGACGATTAAACCGATTGTTGGAAGAACTGGATGTGGAAGTATCCACCTTATTGCATTCCGTGGAAGAATCCATCGAATGGTTTCAGAACAACGAGCATCCCGATCTCATTTTTTTGGATATCCAACTTTCGGATGGACTTTCGTTTGAGATTTTTGATATGGTGAACATTAAAAGCGCCATTATTTTTACTACGGCCTATGATGAATATGCCCTCCAGGCATTCAAGTTGAATAGCATTGATTATTTGTTGAAACCCATCGATGATGAAGAGCTCGAAAAGGCCGTAAAACAATACCGGGAATTCCGGCCCGAAAAAGAGAAAATTTCCGTTGATTTTGAGGACATCAAAAAGCTGTTGGTCAACCCTGTGGAACGGGAGTATAAAAAACGATTTACGGTAAGGGTAGGGCAGCACCTGAAAATCATTAATTCGGATGAAGTGGAATGTTTTTACAGTGAGAACAAAGGGACCTATGCTGCAACCGTAGATGGTAGAAATTATCTTTTGGACACCACACTCGAAAACCTGGAAGGGGAGTTGTCACCCAAAACCTTCTTTCGGGTGAGCCGTAAATTTTATGTGAACATCAACCACATCAAGGACATCATTTCCTACACCAATTCGCGTCTTCAAATTAAAATGAATACCTTTAAAGAGCAGGAAATCATTGTAAGTAGGGAACGCGTTAAGGATTTTAAGCTTTGGTTGGAATAA
- a CDS encoding 2TM domain-containing protein, with amino-acid sequence MENQNNEITKLAKAKSRVNALKGFYQHLTVYIIVNAVLLLFSGSIRFVLLSEEALGNADFLEWINWNVLGTPIIWGIALGIHALSVFCNTPFRKWEERQIQKILDEDK; translated from the coding sequence ATGGAAAACCAAAATAACGAAATCACAAAATTGGCCAAGGCAAAAAGCAGGGTCAATGCCCTAAAGGGCTTTTACCAGCACCTGACGGTCTATATCATTGTAAATGCAGTGTTGTTGCTGTTTTCCGGCAGCATACGGTTTGTCCTTTTAAGTGAGGAAGCCCTTGGCAATGCCGATTTTTTGGAATGGATCAATTGGAATGTGCTGGGAACTCCCATTATTTGGGGAATTGCATTGGGCATCCATGCCCTATCCGTTTTTTGCAATACCCCTTTTAGGAAATGGGAGGAACGACAGATCCAAAAAATACTGGACGAGGACAAGTAA
- a CDS encoding 2TM domain-containing protein, which translates to MEYLENKRERAEKRVKELKGFYRHIRVFIIINGLLYLLKSGVLHSVLPNGFPTEAYYFSWVNVHVVIWLLILGVHTLYIFRAKLPFLKKWEERQIQKYLDKENTETKKYR; encoded by the coding sequence ATGGAATATTTGGAAAACAAACGGGAACGTGCAGAAAAACGGGTCAAGGAACTCAAAGGGTTTTATAGGCACATTCGGGTGTTTATCATCATTAATGGGCTACTTTATTTGTTGAAAAGTGGAGTTTTGCATTCGGTCCTTCCCAATGGATTCCCAACGGAAGCCTATTATTTTAGTTGGGTAAATGTCCATGTGGTTATTTGGCTATTGATTCTGGGCGTGCATACCCTGTATATTTTTAGGGCGAAGCTCCCTTTCCTGAAAAAGTGGGAAGAACGACAAATCCAAAAGTACTTGGACAAGGAAAATACCGAAACCAAAAAATACCGATAA
- a CDS encoding 2TM domain-containing protein — MAISMDGLEQEKLKRAKKRVDEIKGFYIHFSIYLIINTFILINLYQHNDNFWQLEHFFTPFLWGLGLGFHAIKTFNWNLLFSKSWEERQIKKYMDKDRDEADRFL, encoded by the coding sequence ATGGCAATAAGCATGGACGGTTTGGAACAAGAAAAGTTAAAAAGGGCAAAAAAGCGTGTGGATGAGATCAAAGGGTTCTATATACACTTTTCCATATACCTCATCATCAATACTTTTATTCTGATCAATTTGTATCAACATAACGATAATTTTTGGCAGCTTGAGCATTTTTTCACCCCCTTTTTATGGGGCTTGGGCTTAGGTTTTCACGCTATAAAAACCTTTAACTGGAATCTATTGTTTTCCAAATCCTGGGAAGAGCGCCAAATTAAAAAGTATATGGATAAAGATAGGGATGAGGCAGATAGGTTCTTATAA
- a CDS encoding 2TM domain-containing protein, translating to MDYQKDENKYLRAKERVDELKKFYGNLTSYVLVITGLAILNYYTNGWSYMWFLWAAFGWGIGLIFHAIGTFNLNPFFGKDWEKRKIKELMDKDENQRKWQ from the coding sequence ATGGACTATCAAAAAGATGAAAACAAATACCTAAGGGCCAAGGAGCGGGTGGATGAACTCAAAAAGTTCTATGGCAACCTTACATCCTATGTACTGGTCATCACGGGACTGGCCATTTTAAACTATTACACCAATGGCTGGAGTTATATGTGGTTCCTATGGGCCGCTTTTGGCTGGGGAATTGGATTGATTTTCCATGCCATAGGCACGTTTAACCTGAATCCCTTCTTTGGAAAGGATTGGGAAAAACGAAAAATTAAGGAATTGATGGACAAAGACGAAAATCAAAGAAAATGGCAATAA
- a CDS encoding 2TM domain-containing protein produces MEEPNNINDSKYLRANQRVTELKKFYGRCLRGLLAIVVVAIINYYLNEWSHPWFLWVVFGVGLGIALKAIKLFGIGGLFGRDWERRKIRELMDKDEW; encoded by the coding sequence ATGGAAGAGCCCAATAACATTAATGACAGTAAGTATTTGCGAGCGAACCAACGTGTAACGGAACTAAAGAAGTTCTATGGCCGTTGCCTTAGGGGCCTATTGGCCATAGTGGTCGTCGCGATAATTAACTATTATTTGAATGAATGGAGCCATCCCTGGTTTTTATGGGTGGTATTTGGTGTTGGGCTGGGCATTGCATTAAAAGCCATTAAACTATTTGGTATTGGGGGCCTCTTTGGAAGGGACTGGGAAAGGCGCAAGATTAGGGAACTGATGGATAAGGATGAGTGGTAA
- a CDS encoding 2TM domain-containing protein: MEATNDYRYQKAKARVKEIKEFYTHATVYVGIISLLALLNYFTTSFPWVIFPALGWGIGLVAHGFCAFGYNPILGKNWEERKIKELMDSDTF, encoded by the coding sequence ATGGAAGCAACAAACGACTACAGATATCAAAAGGCCAAGGCCCGAGTAAAGGAAATCAAGGAGTTTTATACCCATGCAACGGTATATGTTGGGATAATTTCATTATTGGCACTGCTAAATTATTTTACTACCAGCTTTCCCTGGGTCATTTTTCCTGCCTTGGGTTGGGGCATAGGCCTGGTAGCCCACGGTTTTTGCGCATTTGGATATAATCCGATATTGGGCAAAAACTGGGAGGAACGCAAGATCAAGGAATTGATGGACAGCGATACTTTTTAA